One genomic segment of Lysobacter sp. 5GHs7-4 includes these proteins:
- a CDS encoding DksA/TraR family C4-type zinc finger protein → MATGWAGDGAVQDQIDATIKDAIKRARDQLPQGPGLERCEECDTPIPEARRKAVPGVRLCVRCQEAHDQEQGAASGYNRRGSKDSQLR, encoded by the coding sequence ATGGCAACCGGCTGGGCAGGCGACGGCGCCGTGCAGGACCAGATCGACGCCACCATCAAGGACGCGATCAAGCGCGCCCGCGACCAACTCCCGCAGGGCCCCGGATTGGAGCGCTGCGAGGAATGCGACACCCCCATCCCCGAAGCGCGGCGCAAAGCCGTGCCGGGCGTGCGCCTGTGCGTGCGCTGCCAGGAGGCGCACGATCAGGAGCAGGGCGCCGCCAGCGGGTATAACCGCCGCGGCAGTAAGGACAGCCAGTTGCGCTGA